A region of the Paenibacillus sp. J23TS9 genome:
CTTGATATATATAGCCTCATCAGGAAAAAAAGCTACCTCTCCGATGGACTTTCGTATTATACTAATTTAAAGCGTAAAAATAGACATTTGGATAATGAGTGGGGAGTGAATCGAAGTTGTCACTGTACGTCATGAAATTCGGAGGCAGCTCTGTAGGTGATACGGAGCGTATGAAGCGCGTCGCCAGACGCATCGTTGAGAAGCAGGACGAAGGACATCAATGTGTTGTGGTTGTTTCCGCGATGGGAGATACCACGGACGATCTGATCGATCAGGCGAAGCTTCTGAATCCGGAGCCTCCGGCACGGGAAATGGATATGCTGATGACGACAGGAGAGCAGATTTCAATGTCTCTTTTGTCCATGGCCATCAACCAGTTGGGACGCAGCGCCGTTTCGCTGACCGGATGGCAGGCAGGATTCCGCACAGAACCTGTGCATGGCAAAGCCCGGATCACCAATATTTTACCTGAACGTGTTCTGTCTGCCCTGAAGGACAATCACATCATCATCATAGCTGGTTTTCAGGGAATGACTGAAGATGGGGAAATCACCACATTTGGCCGCGGGGGTTCGGATACGACAGCGGTTGCATTGGCAGCAGCTATCGAGGCTGATGTGTGCGAAATTTATACAGATGTGGATGGTATTTATTCGACCGATCCGCGTATCGTCAAATGCGCGCGCAAGCTGACGGAAATTTCCTATGATGAAATGCTGGAGCTCGCCAATCTGGGGGCAGCTGTCCTGCATCCGCGGGCAGTTGAATACGCCAAGCATCATAAGGTGCATCTGGTTGTCAGATCCAGCTTTAACTATAACGAGGGTACAGCGGTTAAGGAGGAAACAAGCGTGGAGCAGGGAGTAGTGGTAAGCGGTATCGCTTATGATAAAAATGTGGCAAGAATCAGTATTCTTGGCGTGGAGGATATTCCGGGCGTTCTGGCCCAGGTG
Encoded here:
- a CDS encoding aspartate kinase — protein: MSLYVMKFGGSSVGDTERMKRVARRIVEKQDEGHQCVVVVSAMGDTTDDLIDQAKLLNPEPPAREMDMLMTTGEQISMSLLSMAINQLGRSAVSLTGWQAGFRTEPVHGKARITNILPERVLSALKDNHIIIIAGFQGMTEDGEITTFGRGGSDTTAVALAAAIEADVCEIYTDVDGIYSTDPRIVKCARKLTEISYDEMLELANLGAAVLHPRAVEYAKHHKVHLVVRSSFNYNEGTAVKEETSVEQGVVVSGIAYDKNVARISILGVEDIPGVLAQVFGTLAEASINVDIIVQSGVQDGKADFSFTTSLSECDHALEVIHGLKAKLPYRDVTSERNLVKVSIVGAGMISHPGVAAQMFDVISKQGVSIKMVSTSEIKTSCVIENTNLEQVVKALHTAYNLDTDVQVFVGGPQDRR